The sequence ACGTCGTGTCTTGCGCTGAATGTCGCGGACGACCTTCTCCGCGCTTTGTCCCTTTCCCATCGGATTCTCCTTCCGTTTGGGCCGGGAGTGTCTCTTATTTCATCGACCTATTTGGTCCAACCGTCTCTGAACCCGAACACCTGCCGCACCTCCGCCCGCCGGTCGGGCAAGGGGACCCGCCCGGGCGACGGCGGATCGGCTAGCAGCCTGTGCTGCGCTCAGCGGGTCCAGCGCCATCCCTGGATTGACTAGGCCCGGACTAAAGTGGAACGGAGAAGAATGGAACCCTATCGGTCATTCTGGGTACTGAGCACGATTCTGCTTCTCGTGACGTCGTGCACCTCGACGAAGGAATGGCACACGCAGGTCATGCACAGCGACGAGTCAGAGGATCTAGTCGCCTTTGTATGGGAGTGGGAGATTACAGACAGCGAGGACCGAGTGATCACTGAGGAAGAGATCGGCCGCGACATTGATCGCGGGCTGAAAAAGTGGTCGCACGACTGGCGCATTCCGGCGATGAAAGCCTCTCAGCTGGTTCGGGCCGGGCAGCCGGAAGAAGCGGCCGAGTTCCACGCCCGAGCGCGGGAGATCTACTACCAGGATCCATATTGGGGTGAGCCTCTGGACAGCGCCTGGAATTCAGTCGGTACTGCGCTTCTCGCTGGGCCTTTGATCACCGCGATCGGCCAAGCTGCAACAGACGACGTTGTGCGCGAGATGCCGCCGGAGCCGAGCGAGACGACGTGGCTGCCGATCTACATCTGGGGGTCGCGGGTGATCTACAAGAAGGATGCACCGGAGCCTGCGCAGCCTACGGAGCCCGGGATGGTCAAGCAGCTGAACGCACCAGCGGCGGTCGTTGCGACACCTCCGACGACGGTCGAGCGCCGGCTCGGTGACCTCGACGACCTCAAGCGTCGCGGCGTCATCTCCGAAGCCGAGCACGAGGCGCAGCGCAACCGGATCCTCGAGGACCTTTGAGATCTACTTCGATCCGGCGGTACACCAACCGGCTCAGCGCACGCCAGTCGTTACACGGCGATTGCCGCCGGGAACTGTTGCAGCCACGAAGACGTGGGTACCTAGTGCCTTACCTACGCCCCCCGGTCGGGAAACCATTGAGGGACCCGCTGCCGCCTGGACCCGAAAACTGGACCTCGCTCCAGGCTTCGCAGTCGCCGCTACCCGTCGACCCGGGCAAAGAGGCCGTTCATGTTTCCTACCGCCAGCCGAGGCCCGGCGGTAGCGCCATATTCGGAGGTCGGAAGCTAAAGGGAGGGAAGGGGGCGTCGCTCTCTCCGTCGAGGTATCGCCGAGAGGCTTCTCGAAAGCTTCGCTGAAAGTGCCAATACCGAGCAAGATACGCGCGCGTCTCGCTCGCGAGGTGATTGGCCCAGCAGATCATCCGGCGGCGCTTCTCGAACCACGGCGGCCTCGGGAGCTCGGCTCGCTGCTCCAGGAAGGTTCCAGGTCATTCTCGACCCCTCGACCCTCCAGATGAAGGCCCAAAACGGGCGGTGGAAGATCAGGGTACCCAGGTCGATCGCGGCAGAATCCAGCCGTTCTTCTTCTGGGTCCAGGTGGTTCCTCGGGCGAACGAATCCGCGCAGGTGTCCAGCCGGAGGTTCATGTCGGCCAGGGTTGCCTCGGCGCTGAATTCTCCAAAGCCCTTCAGGTTGTAGCGCCACCGATCGGCCTCGCGCATCGCGCAGAGTTGCACACGTTGCGTTCCACCCATCTTTTTTGCGGCCTTGTCGGAGTAGACCGCGCACTTCCCTCGCTGTTGCAGCTGGCCGGCTGCGACCGAGAAGCTCGTCACGGCACCGTTGGCGTTGGTGATCGCGAGGGAGAAATCACAAACCGTGGGATCGTAGCTCGCAAGCTCGAAGCCGCCCTGAACCATCAGATAGTCAAGCTTGCCCGGCTTGCGGCCGAACTTCATCTTCGACTTGTCGGGATGCATTCCGAAGGTGAGGCACGCAGGGCACGTGGCCCCGCCGCAGTCGATCTGGGTTTCGTCCTGGTTCAGAATGCCGTCGCTGCAGGTCGGCATGGCAGGGAAGCTCAGCGCGTGATCCTCGACCTCGCCGTCGAGCGCCGCCCCGGTCGGGGTCTGGATCGCGGCCTGGTCGGTGCTGGTTCGACAGCGCGCGAACGGCGGGTTGTTGACCTGCCCGGCCGGTGTCGTCCAGGTCATGGTCAGGTTGCCGCTGGTGGCGGTCGAACTCTCGGTGTACTCGTCGGCCGTATCGAAGGTGCCGTCTTCGTCGAAGTCGACGTAACAACCGACGTACGCCGTGGAACCGGTGGTATTCACGACGCTGACCGTCACCGAGAGAGAGTCCGCCATGGTCGACCAGGCGAAGTTGCCCACCAGGCCGTCGGCATCGTCCACCGCATCGAGATCATCGCCCGTCGCGCCCGCACCGGGCAGACCATCGGACTCGTTGTCGATCAGCGCGCCCAGAAGGAGGCCGGGAACGACGCGGTGACGCGGTCCGTCGCTTGCGATCGTCGTCCCGTAGGTGTCAGGCGCGTCGCCAAAATCGGTGGGCTGGCTCGCCAGCGCGCAGCGCCCGCCGTCGTTCTGCACCGTCGTAGGGCCGTTCGAAAAGAGGACCACGTCGCCGACGACACCAGGGGTCGTGAGGTCGATGCGGTAGATATCCCCGTTCGAGTTGCATGAGGCGTACAGAAAGCCCTCGACGTCGAAGTACTGCGCTCCGTAAGCGTTCGCCGGCCACGGACATCGGGGCAGGACGTCCAGCACCTCGGTGGTCGAACCGGTGACGGGATCGGTGATGATGAGATCCTGCAAGGCCGACTCGTGATTCTGCACCGAGTAGAGCAGGCCGTCCTGGGGGTGCATGGCCAGGTCCGCCCCGGTTTGGGGGGAAATGGAGACACAACCGGTGTCAGCCAACCCCGTCGCCGGGTCGATTCGAGACAGGTAGGTCGTCCGTTGGGGATTCACGTCGACCCAACACAGTTTTTTGTAACCGAAAAGAGTCGTTTTTCCATGGCTCTGCACAAGATAGCCATCGAGGGTGACGTCACCGGCGTTGAAAACCATAGAAGTCGGATCACCCCCATCGTTCAAATAGGGCAGCAGCACGCTATTCGAGTCCGAGGAGACCACGGTGATGCCGTTGGCCTGACTGTTCACCGAAGCCTGATCGAGGTTCGCTCCCCAGAGGTACCCGTCGAGCACGTCGAACCCGAATGCGTTGGTAACCCCGGTGCTGAGCGTGGCCAGCGGGCCGGTTGGGGTTCCGGTCGTGAGGTCGATCTCCCACACTTCGGACGGATTCTGCTGAAGGAGCCAGGCTGTGTCGTCGCACGGAAACGACGGGCCGAGCAGGTAGTCGCCGAAGTCCTGGCCCAAAATGTCGGTACACCCGAGGGACGTCCGACATGGCGCGAGCGTAAGGTCGATGCGGTTGGGAGTCGTCGAGATATAGTCGGACGGATCCTGGATCGTGCCCGATGTGACCGTGCGGGACACGGGGTCGGCCGTCGACTCGGTCGGCGGACAGGCCGTGAGCGCACCCACCGTCTCCCCGGCCGCCTCGTAGATGCGGTAGTCGCCCGCGGCGAGGCCGGCAAAGGAGTAGAGTCCGCCGCCCGACGTCGCGACGCTCTGGCAGGAGATGCCCGACACGTCGTAGAGCACGACGGTCACCCCGTCGATGCCGCTATCGCCGCCAGTGAAGCTCAGGCTCACGTCGGCGTCGAGGTAGACCTGGCCTGAGATCGAGAACTGCGCATGGGCGGACGTTGGCATTGCGATGAGGAGAAGAAGGCCGACGAGTCCGGTCAAGACCGGCTTCCTTACGTGCAGGAGGGGGCCAGGGGACGAAATGTAGTCGGATTCGGGGTTCGAAGTGTTCATCGGAACTGCCTCACTGATCGTCAAAGGAAAGCGGGAGGGACGCGAGAAGCATCGCTACCGATATTTGAGATATCGCGCCTCAGCTTCTGCCCGCTATGCAGATTGGTCCAAGACGGTAGCCGACGTCAAGGCCTTTTTTGGCAGCATCGTGTCGCTTGCTTGCCATCTCACTCCCTCCTTCTCCGACCGACCTTCTCTAACATTCGGGCCGGACCGGTTTCGGGGGGAGGGTCAAGCCCATGAGGCAGAACGAGGCGCACGCATACGTCCGGTAAGGAGCCGTTAGGTCGGGTTGGAGCCAAAAAGGGGCTTCATGTCGGCTATCCGCACCATGCACCGCTTGACGATTTCGACCCTCCTCCTGCTGCACACCTTCGCAACGCCGGCAGCGGCCGAGATCATCGGTCTTCTGGAGACCCCCGAAGGCTTCGCCTCCCAGGTCGGCAACGTTCAGGGCTGGGTCTACACCACGACACCCGGTGCGGAGCTGATCCAGCCCTTCGACGTATTGATCGACGGCGTCAAGACCGGAGAGGTGCCCTGCTGCTCGGAACGCGGGGACGTGAACGAGGGCGACCCGAGCATCCCGCTTCGCACGGGATTCTCGGGCGTGACGAATTGGGCACGCGAGGCTGGAAGAGGCCCGATCACCGTGCAGGTCCGGGTACGCGACACGATGGGCGGGGAAGTCCTCCTCACAAACGCGAACGCACACAACGGGCTCGAACGGCCATCTCCAACGCAGGCGGGGTCACACTGGGGTACACAAAATGGAGATGACGACGAGACGCTCGTCCATTGAACATCCCCCAAAACGAAGAAACCCCCCGGTTTCCCGAGGGGTTTCAACCATGCGCCCTGAGAGATTCGAACTCCCGGCCTTCTGATCCGTAGTCAGACGCTCTATCCAACTGAGCTAAGGGCGCGCAGGCAGGTCGGCTACCTAGCCATAGGCTAGCGCAGTGTCCAGTCGGAGTGAAACTTCTCTAGTGAATCGAGAAGCCTTGCAGCGGCGCCTGCTTCACAGGTATCAGGTGGGGACACAGGAGGCAGTCACGCGCGGAGAGATGGCCGAGTGGTCGAAGGCGCGCGCCTGCTAAGCGCGTAAACGGTTTACCCCGTTTCGAGGGTTCGAATCCCTCTCTCTCCGTTTCCTTTCGCCTCCCATCGCCCGTCGCCAGCACGCCGGGTCCGCCACAGCACGGGGCATGGCATCCCTGCACGGTTGCAAGTGGATGCAAATGCGACCGATCGGCCCCCAGGCGCCGGAGCAGGTGCGTCATCCGCTATTTCCGGGTTCCGAGCGCCCAAAAGCGTAGTCTTTTTGGGTGCCCTTCGGCTGATGCTCGGGCAGGCGCGGCACGGGGCCCCATGGGCTCCGCCACAAGCCGGCGGACCGCTCTTCGGGCCAACCGCGGCACGAAGCTTGGAGTAGTGGGGAACCATGAGTGACCCCAATCCCACAGACACCGACGCTTTCCTCCTGAATCTCGAAGAGCACGAGTTCATCCGGGTCGGTGCCATGCTGGGGCTTCGAGCACGGCCGTCCACGACGCATGACGTGGCGCTGGTCGATCAGTTCCTCGACAGAGACTTCCTGTTCTGCGGCTCGAAGAAACAGGTCCTCGTCACCTCCACACCCGACCTCCCCCCCCAATAATCAAGACGGTGGCCCACACCGCTGCGGGCTCCTCTCGGTCTACGACGGCCGGAGGAAGCTCGCTGCCCGCACGGGTGCTGCTCTGCTCCCCTCCCCTCCGCAGAGCGGCGCCCGTGTGACCCCGCCTCTCGCCCCGGGTGCCCTTACCGACCCACGGTAAGGCCTCGCGCTCGGTGAGTTGGCGGAGCGTCGCTTCATGTAACGCCCGCACGCAACCGAGCCGAAGCCGCATAATAGCTTTGTCCACCACCTGATCTTCAGTTGGCCGGTGTCCAAAAACGACTCGGCGACTTTACCGGAGGAACGGCGACAACGTGCCGACGCGGTCGTAGAGCCACCGACCGGTCTCGTTGAAGTGCTGCGTGAGCCAGTAGAGCGAGGGACTCCCCCCCTCTGCTGCCGCGTAGACGGCCTCGATCAGGGCACAGCCGCCGCTCGTGCCGCGAAGACCTTCGTCGACGCAAACACCTCTTCCGGCACGGACGTCTCGTAGAACTCCAGATACAGCGTCCAGAGACGACGCCATTCCGCCTCGTCCGCGGCCCAAATCAGCCGGAGGACATGGGTACCCACGGCTTCCACGTAGGCCACCGGGTGCAGGACGGCGGCAAACGCGGGTGCTAGGGCATCTCCATGATCGAAAAGACCATCGCCGATTGGCACGCCTGCCTTCGCGGGAACCTCGAAGGGGGGATCGACGCCCTCCTACACGATGACTGCGTGTTCTACTCCCCGGTCGTCTTCACTCCGCAGCGCGGCAAAGAGATCACCAAGATGTACCTCGCCGCGGCGGGCGCCACTCTCGGCGACGGGGAGGGCGAGGGCAAACCGCCGGTATCGAGCGACGCAACCGACGGCGAGAAGAAGGGGTTCCGCTACACGAAGGAAGTTCTCTCCGGGAACCACGCCGTGCTCGAGTTCGAAACCGAGATGGGCGGCAAGTACGTGAACGGCGTCGACATCATCACGTGCAATGACGAGGGCAAGATCGTCGAGTTCAAGGTGATGATCCGACCGCTCCAAGCAATCAACATGCTCCACCAACAGATGGCCCAGATGCTGGAGAAGATGAAGAGCTGATCCCCGCTTCGGGAACGGGACGTTCATGTCCCCGATGCAGGACGCGTCCGGCAGCGAGATCAGTGCCGGATCGATCCCGCCGACGTCGATCACGTCGCAAAGGGTCTGAGCGGAGACATTGTAGAGCGTTGATAGTTTCGGACGCTCGGCGAGCAACACTCCGGTTGCAGCGAGACTCCGGGTACGACCGCAGGCGCGGCACTCGATCGCGATGAACGCGATCTCGTTGAGGTCGTTGATGCGATTCAGGCCCGGATCGACACCCCCCCGTCCAGCCGGACGTCGTACGCGCGAGCGGCCCTCTCGTCGATCGCCTCGACCTGGTTCGGGTTCGCGTCGAAAGTCGCGAGCGTGCCGCACGAGCAGGCGATCAGGTCGCCTTCAATGAGCTCTGTACACGCGGGGTCGCGGGCGCAGCCGTCGGCAAGAGCGTCGACCGCATCCTCGCTGCGAAGGATCTCCTCAAGCACAAACTCACGGGCGCGATTCCCAGAGAAGACGCGACGTTCGGCGACCCCACCGACAACGCATGGACGACGCTGTGCCTGTACTACGACGACGTCCTCGAGGCATCGTATCCGGTCGCGCCCCACGCATTCCGGTGGAAAGCCCTCTCCCAAGGCGCCCGTCGTACTGGTGAAGGGCCTCGGGGCCGCACTGCCCGAGGCGCAGGTACCAGTCCCCGGAACGGTCGCCTCGATCCGCGCGCAGATCTCCGAGTTCGACCATGAGCACGACGCGGTGGGTGACACCTGCGAACTGCGCGACTGCGGACAGCTGCCGCAGGACGCCGAGCTCCGTGTGGAGGCTCATGTCCGAGTGGCTCACGACCCGCTCGGCCTGGCTGATCATGGGCGAGCGGATGAGGGACATCGGCGCCTCCACGCCAGCGCGACGCATCGCTTCGATATTCTCGATCCTGGAGCCGCCGAGCCCCGCGACGCCCGTGAAGTTCCCTTCGCAGTAGACGGCCGCAGTTCGGACCGCGCTAGGCTGTCGTGTCGTCGCTCGCTCGAGGAAATATTGGCCCTGGGACTCCTTGCGGCGCAAGCCGATGAAACCGACTCGTTGCCGCCCGGAACCTACCGCTCAGACGTCTGGATACGAGAACCTGCGGTTGCCCCGCGGCGGGGCCTTGCCCTCGCCGAAGGCGCTACGCGCTTTACCGACCGCTCTGGTCCCGATCGCGGGCGACAGCGAGGCCGACCGGGCTTCTCGCGATTCGAATCGCCGATCGAGCGTAGGAGTTCGGGCAGAGCACGCCTGGGCCGACCCACATCGGGTCGGAGGGAAGCGCGCTGGAAGGGGCTCAATACGAACTCCTATAAACGGCAGCCTCGCGCCGGTGGGGTTACAAGCGAGTAACGTTGCAGAGCGGCACAGCCGGACGACCGAGGGCGCGCGAGAGGGAAGCCCGGCCGTGAGCACTGCCCGCAATGCAACAGACTTCTTGTATCGTGTACGAAACGGGTCCATCGTCTCTTCGCCGGAACGAGCAAACCTTGCGACGTTCTCCGCGAAGAACATGAGCCTCCCGACCCATCGTCGCCCCGACGTCCGAGAGGAAGCTTCCTATGAAGGGGCCGCTGCGTAGATGTTGAACCAAACGGATCGATGCAGGAATCAGAACCACCTGCGCCAAGATGCCCCGGTGAGGCACTGCCCCCAATGCGGGTCCGTGGTGAACGACGCCGTCGGCAGCCAGAACTGCCCCGGCACGCAGCACGACGAGCAGCGCCGACGCCAGAGCTTCTATTGCGTGGATTGTGGCGAGCAACTCCGCGCGCCTGGGTAAAGGTTCGCAACGAAACCGAGACTCCGGTTCACGCTGCCGGGTTCGACTGCCCGAGTGCGGCGCGCGATCCCGTTCGATCGGGAGGGAGGGGGGGAGTCCTTCAGCGGGTCGCCCGAGAGATCCTCGGCCACAAGACCACTTCCGGCTGGGACCGTTGCCGGGTCGTGCCAGCGACCTCGTCCTGTCTGGAAACCCTGCCCGCGGCGTCATGCGGCCTCTCGGCAGTATTCGGGTTCAGAGACGGTTGGACCAAACAGTCCGATGAAATAAGAGACACTCCCGGCCCAAACGGAAGGAGAATCCGATGGGAAAGGGAGAAAGCGCGGAGAAGGTCGTCCGCGATATTCAGGGCAAGACGCGTCGTCGTTTTTCGGCGGAAGAGAAGATCCGCATCGTCCTCGAAGGACTGCGCGGCGAAGAGAGCATTGCCGCTCTATGCCGCCGAGAGGGGCTGGCCCCGAATCTCTACCGGGCTCGATTGGACGACGAGGGCCGGAAGCAACAAAAGCGGGAGGCCGTGCGGCGTGCACGGGCCCGCGCGAAGAAGGCGACTCGACGCAAGAGGAGCTGGACGATGCCCAGGAAGAAGAAAGCGCCTAGACGCTCCTACGGAGCCGGCCAGATCGAGCTCCGACCAAGCGGCTACTATGGACGCTACTTCCGACCAGTCCTGATCGACGGCAAGATCGAGAGCAGACGCCGGGTCGAGCCTCTCGGCACCTTCGACGAGGCCGAAGCGGCCCGAATCCTGGACGAGCGCGTCCGCGCGGCGCAGCACTCACTGCCGATCTCACGACCCGAGACGGCGACCTTCACCGATGCAATCGACGCGATCCGCCGCGACTACACCCTCCGCGGCCTTCGCTCGTGGCCAGACGCCGAAAGGCGGATCCGAAAGCACCTCGCGCCGCACTTCGCGAGGCCCCGCGTAGTCGAGATCACCAGCGCCGACGTTGATCGCTACATCGAAGCCCGCCTCGCAGCTGGAGCCTCGCCTGCCAGCGCGAACCGCGAGACCGCCACGCTCCTCCGCATGTTCAACATCCTGAGCCGCGAGAAGCGCCTCGAGCCCCGTCACGTCCCGGCGATCCGAAAGCTCCCGGAGCCCGATGCCCGCCAGGGCTTCATCGACTCGGACGAGATCGAACGCATCCTCGCGAAGCTCCCGGACTACCTCCGCGGCCCGGTCTCCTTCACCTACGGGAGGGGTGCCCGCATCAGCGCCGAGGTTCTCGCGATGCATTGGACCTGGATCGACCTCGAGGCTGGCGATTTCGGCCGCGTCACGATCCCGGCCACGGCAGCCAAGAACAAGACCGAGCGGACGATCTACCTCACCTCCGAGCTGCGAGCCGTGATCGACGCCGCTCGCACCGACCACGACCACCTCTTCCCGGAGTGCCCATTCGTCTTCCAGCGCGCGGGACAGCGGATCCGCTCGATGCGAAACGCCTGGGACAAGGCCTGTCGTGACGCCGGCCTCCCCGGCAAGCTCCGCCACGACATGCGCCGCAGCCATGCCCGAAACCTCGACCGTGCCGGCGTCCCGCAGTCAGTCGCGCAGAAGATCCTCGGCCACAAGACCGACTCTGTCTGGCGGCGCTACCGCATCGTCGCCGACGAGGACCTCCAGGACGCCGCGCGCCGGATGTCGCGACCGGATGTGGGTGTTAATGAGGTACGAACCGTCACCGAGACCGTCACCAAACCGGGATCGGACGCAGGAGACACGCCAACAAAACACTGAGATATCTATGGAGGGGTGGTCGAGTCAGGTCGAAGGCACCGGTCTTGAAAACCGGCAGGGTGTCAAAGCCCTCGTGGGTTCGAATCCCACCCCCTCCGTTTTTTTTCAGCCGCCGGCCGCCGGGGCGTACCAGATCGGAGACGTCCAGACGCGCCCCTGAATCGTCTTGGGCGGGCGAGCCTCGCAGCATGCCTCAAACCCGTCGGTCACGGTCTCCGGCGCCGTCGAGCCAACCCTTCGCGATCTGCAGCCGCTGGCCGTATGAACGTGGGTATCCCCGAAGAGCGGGCGACGGAGGGCATCGAACTGGTCGCACGCGGACCGCTCTCCGCCGCACCGGGGCGACTCGCAAGCGGTCTCGACCTTCGCATCGCGGCACCTCGTCAAGCACACCACCAAGACCACGAACGGGCCGACGAGCCTGCGCACCATGCTGATGTGCTCACCTTCGCCTCGGCCACCTCGCCCCTTCAAGGTTGCCGGGCTATGAGGCCTCTGATCGGACACGAAGGAGCATTTTCGAACGAATGTTTGACGCACCCGACTTCTGCCCCCCCCCCGGCCTGCCCGCCGCCGAGACGCGGGCTGATTCACACGAAACCGGTAGTGGCTCCCACGCCCGGCCGAAATCAGCAGAAGCTCCCGTGCCGGCAGGTGGCCAAGACGAACCATCGAAGGCGCCCCAACAAAACTGCCACGAGAGTGACGAGTAAAGAACACGCCGAGATTGGGGAACCTCCCTAGCTTCAAGGACACCGCGAAAAGTCCTTTTAGCGTGGGTCCGCCTCGGTTGCGCCCCGCCCCCAGCATCACATGAGCGTGCGATGGCGCACCCCGGTCGTCGGCCGTAGTCTGGTTTCGATGGCGAATGACTCGCCCTCAAAGCAGGACGCTAACGACCCGTATGCTCTCGACGACCACTCTCACGGCAGCGCTGCTCGTTCAGGTGAGAGCCGCACAGCAACGATCTTCAACCAGGCCCAAAACGCCTGCGAAACTAACGAGCCACCGCTCGCGGCAAGCGACTTCACGGTAACCAACACGCCGTCCGACCCCGGGAACGCGGGGTGCGGAAGGCAGAAGGCGGACTGCAACATCCCGAACGACCCGACGGCCTGCGTGGACAATGCCATCCAGACCTCGAAGGACCTCGGCAGAGAACAGTTTGCGACCTCCGATCTCGCCTTCTGCCTCAACGTCTGCTGAGAGGCGGCGACACCGGCTCGTGCGGGCTCCGCAACCAGCGGATGCGGGTGCGCAGCCTGCGAGTCCCCCACCTTTGCGAACCCACGGACCAACCCCTACCGTGGAAGGCGTGGCATCTGAAGTAGAGAACGAAGCGCCGGCCGAGGCGGAGCGGCCCGACGACGAACTCCGACTGGGAGACCTCGTGGTGCTCATGGCCGAGCCGGGCCCCTTCACCGTGGTCGAGTTGGACCCGCCTGTCGTGACCATCGAGTCGCGCTACGGGCAGCGACGCCGGGTAAATGAGGTCACGCTTCGCCGCGTCACGGATGAGCCTCCTATCAACACCTGAGCGCTCCACCCCGGGCAACCCCCGGGCCCGCACGAGCGGCTTCTAGAAGCTTGTCCTAGAAGTTGCCGCCGCCGGCGCCGAACGAGAAGGTCGCGCCGTCTGAGCGGTTGCCCTGATCGTCGACGTTCCCGGCCGCGATCGAGAACTCGTGGTCCACGTTGTCCGCGGCGACATTCGTGTCGAAGTTGTTGCCGCCGACTGTGATGTCGAAACCCATCCCAAAGTTGTCGTTCGAGGTGTTCGACTTGAAGTCGAAGGTATCCTCGTCGACCTGGAACCCGTCCATCAGGTTCGCCTCGGCATCGTTCGACTCCACGTTGCTGTCAAAGCCCATGAACAAGAAGCCGTGGCCGAGGTTGCCCTGGTCTGTCAGCGAACCGGCACCGTTGTTGTTAATATCGTTCCCGATACCGCTGATCACGTAGCCGTGGCCGGCGTTCTCGTCGCTTCGGTTCGTGGTGATGTTGTTGCCATCGCCGGAGACGACGATCCCGTTTCCGTCGTTTAGCTTCACCGAGTTGGACTCGACCTTCGAACCCGCCGACGCGATCTGCATGCCGTCGCCACTGTTGAAGCGAACGTCGCTGTCCTCGATGAGATGCGGGCCGCCTTCCGCAAGGATGCCAACGAGGTTGCCCTCGACTTCGCAGCGGTTCACGCGAACGATCTGACCGTCCCCGTCGCCATCCGAACCGAGGATGTGAATCCCGATGCTCGGGAACGGCTCGGAGCGCAGCGCGCGGCAGTCGTTCAAGGTGCTATCATCACCCGACATCTCGAAGCCGATCGCATTTCGATCCGCCTTCACGTTTGCGACGACGACGTTCGCGCTGGTTGTGCGAACGCCCGCCTCGCGGTTCCTGCGGATGGTGAGATCCTCCACGCGCAGGCCGTCGTTACTACCGGAGTCACCGATGCCCACCGCGTAACGCTGGATCGCGCGGAACCGGGTGATCGTCACATTGGTCGCACCGTGCGCGAGGAGAATACCCGTGCCAGTCCGGTTCGAACTCCTCGAGGGTCCCGTTAGATCGTAGTCGCCACGCGCATCGATCGTCACATCCGAAGCCGACACGATCAGCCCGATCGAGCCGAGGCCGGCCGGGCTACAGTCGAGCTTCGCGTCGAGCCGCACCTCGTCGTCGGAGCCGAAGAAGGCCGCGTCGAGGGTCTGCCCGCAGTCGACGGTCGTCGCGGTGAGACTCGGGTAGAGCGTCGCCGCGGCAGGCTCCGTCGGGCCACCAACGCTGCCGCCACCGGCGCTCTCGCTGCATTCCGAGAAGAAGATGCCGTTCGTGACGTTTACGCTCTCCTCGTAGAGC is a genomic window of Candidatus Binatia bacterium containing:
- a CDS encoding right-handed parallel beta-helix repeat-containing protein — encoded protein: MSIRLKSSLVLCALAAAWLLVPAIVSAQSAVALQICSKRAGKAFKRYVGDAAEVMSDCQVDSLKDDERMDCATDEDVLDDLDKAADKLRREVKKCNDAALRAICPHGQREDTTLKEFVLNDALGTTARMRALDANLYSTSYAGCPRPLGAISGKAEDCAAKLARLVEDGADDLSKCVVKCELNAQRKSGEEPCIDEITGLPNDPKVIDCLALVLDDLNDGLLAKCNDEEDDDDPTLHSDLLTEIGCPAGRNTVGGLAGDLTDRLYEESVNVTNGIFFSECSESAGGGSVGGPTEPAAATLYPSLTATTVDCGQTLDAAFFGSDDEVRLDAKLDCSPAGLGSIGLIVSASDVTIDARGDYDLTGPSRSSNRTGTGILLAHGATNVTITRFRAIQRYAVGIGDSGSNDGLRVEDLTIRRNREAGVRTTSANVVVANVKADRNAIGFEMSGDDSTLNDCRALRSEPFPSIGIHILGSDGDGDGQIVRVNRCEVEGNLVGILAEGGPHLIEDSDVRFNSGDGMQIASAGSKVESNSVKLNDGNGIVVSGDGNNITTNRSDENAGHGYVISGIGNDINNNGAGSLTDQGNLGHGFLFMGFDSNVESNDAEANLMDGFQVDEDTFDFKSNTSNDNFGMGFDITVGGNNFDTNVAADNVDHEFSIAAGNVDDQGNRSDGATFSFGAGGGNF
- a CDS encoding SHOCT domain-containing protein, coding for MEPYRSFWVLSTILLLVTSCTSTKEWHTQVMHSDESEDLVAFVWEWEITDSEDRVITEEEIGRDIDRGLKKWSHDWRIPAMKASQLVRAGQPEEAAEFHARAREIYYQDPYWGEPLDSAWNSVGTALLAGPLITAIGQAATDDVVREMPPEPSETTWLPIYIWGSRVIYKKDAPEPAQPTEPGMVKQLNAPAAVVATPPTTVERRLGDLDDLKRRGVISEAEHEAQRNRILEDL
- a CDS encoding GEVED domain-containing protein, which produces MNTSNPESDYISSPGPLLHVRKPVLTGLVGLLLLIAMPTSAHAQFSISGQVYLDADVSLSFTGGDSGIDGVTVVLYDVSGISCQSVATSGGGLYSFAGLAAGDYRIYEAAGETVGALTACPPTESTADPVSRTVTSGTIQDPSDYISTTPNRIDLTLAPCRTSLGCTDILGQDFGDYLLGPSFPCDDTAWLLQQNPSEVWEIDLTTGTPTGPLATLSTGVTNAFGFDVLDGYLWGANLDQASVNSQANGITVVSSDSNSVLLPYLNDGGDPTSMVFNAGDVTLDGYLVQSHGKTTLFGYKKLCWVDVNPQRTTYLSRIDPATGLADTGCVSISPQTGADLAMHPQDGLLYSVQNHESALQDLIITDPVTGSTTEVLDVLPRCPWPANAYGAQYFDVEGFLYASCNSNGDIYRIDLTTPGVVGDVVLFSNGPTTVQNDGGRCALASQPTDFGDAPDTYGTTIASDGPRHRVVPGLLLGALIDNESDGLPGAGATGDDLDAVDDADGLVGNFAWSTMADSLSVTVSVVNTTGSTAYVGCYVDFDEDGTFDTADEYTESSTATSGNLTMTWTTPAGQVNNPPFARCRTSTDQAAIQTPTGAALDGEVEDHALSFPAMPTCSDGILNQDETQIDCGGATCPACLTFGMHPDKSKMKFGRKPGKLDYLMVQGGFELASYDPTVCDFSLAITNANGAVTSFSVAAGQLQQRGKCAVYSDKAAKKMGGTQRVQLCAMREADRWRYNLKGFGEFSAEATLADMNLRLDTCADSFARGTTWTQKKNGWILPRSTWVP
- a CDS encoding tyrosine-type recombinase/integrase, whose product is MGKGESAEKVVRDIQGKTRRRFSAEEKIRIVLEGLRGEESIAALCRREGLAPNLYRARLDDEGRKQQKREAVRRARARAKKATRRKRSWTMPRKKKAPRRSYGAGQIELRPSGYYGRYFRPVLIDGKIESRRRVEPLGTFDEAEAARILDERVRAAQHSLPISRPETATFTDAIDAIRRDYTLRGLRSWPDAERRIRKHLAPHFARPRVVEITSADVDRYIEARLAAGASPASANRETATLLRMFNILSREKRLEPRHVPAIRKLPEPDARQGFIDSDEIERILAKLPDYLRGPVSFTYGRGARISAEVLAMHWTWIDLEAGDFGRVTIPATAAKNKTERTIYLTSELRAVIDAARTDHDHLFPECPFVFQRAGQRIRSMRNAWDKACRDAGLPGKLRHDMRRSHARNLDRAGVPQSVAQKILGHKTDSVWRRYRIVADEDLQDAARRMSRPDVGVNEVRTVTETVTKPGSDAGDTPTKH
- a CDS encoding nuclear transport factor 2 family protein; this translates as MIEKTIADWHACLRGNLEGGIDALLHDDCVFYSPVVFTPQRGKEITKMYLAAAGATLGDGEGEGKPPVSSDATDGEKKGFRYTKEVLSGNHAVLEFETEMGGKYVNGVDIITCNDEGKIVEFKVMIRPLQAINMLHQQMAQMLEKMKS